The sequence AAGAGCCGCTAACAACATTAGACGTCTGAACGAAAGATTAAACTCCATGGTCGTTGGCGGTTGCTTTGATTCTCGGCACTCCCTTGTGAGCACTGAAGTCGATTTTCTGCATTTGAGCCAACATGAGAATCTCCTGTCTAAGATCTGGATACTCCTGGATCGATTGCCATTTCCCAGCCGCCTGCAGGACCTTAAGCGTGTCAGTCAGTCGCCTCTCCATCTGCGATGAATCCGGGAGACGCTGCACGAAGTGTTTCCAGGCTCGCAGTAACAGCAATGGACCTCCGAGAAAAATTTGGCTCAAAACATAGGCCGGCCCAGTCACTCGACGCGCATAGCAATCCATCATCACTGCGTGAGCTGAATCCTCTCCTAAATCGTGGAAAAGGGATGACTCCAGATAGCTTTTGAACCCATCTCCATTCCGCCAGTGCCGATAACCACTCCAACTGATAGCCCCCAATGCAACGATGACACTCCCAGACACAAAACTGACGTCAAACTTAAAGCTGTAGAAAACGAAGCGGAGCCCGTAGCTAAAAAATAGCCACGCGATTCCGTAGCAAAGCAAGCCGACAAATGCCAGAAGCACGGCCTTGATGAGTTGATGGCGATTGTAATCAGCGATCACAAAAATCGTTATAGAATACCAACCTCAAGCACTGCGAGATTTTTATGAGAGCTGGTATTTACGCCATTCATTAGCCCAGGTTAATCTCTTCATAACACATTCCAAACCATCTATTCTTTTCAAGAACTATGCGCTGAAACTGAATATCCATTTTGCTATCTGATCGGGGTTTTGAAAAAGCAGCCACCCCAGAAGCATCTGACGGCCAAGTTTTTCACGGACCAATTCAGCAGGTTGATGACTGTTGAAGATCAGGCTGACACAGGGTGGTAAACCCAAAGGCGCTGTCTTCTCACGGCTAAGTACGTGATGCCCACAGCTCCTCTAACCATGGCTCCATCATGGAGTCCCTTTCCCGTTGCGGCTAGCCTGCTCTAGCACGTGCTTGCACATGGCAAAACAGAAGAGAGCTGCGCCTCAGCATATGCAGTGTTTGAGCCACAGCTCCAGGCGGGCGAAAACACAACAAAGCAATTTGCTGGTGAATCTCGCTCCTTTGATTTGCCCGTCGCCGACAAAGATCTGTCGTTTGAGAACATTCATGCACACCACTTTTTCTGGCTACTTGAAATGACCGTGGCCCGCGCACAGCAAATGCGAAAACCTGTGATCCTTGCTGGGTTGCCGGGATACGGGTATGAAGATTGTCTTGAGGACGAGCCTGGAACTAAGACGCGGTTGCGACTTCTCCAAGCAAGCTATCTCTATCCGTCCCGTGTCCCTCAAGGTGCGCGTTATGCGTTTCTTTCGGACACAGCCGCCAGAGAAAAACGGCGGGCCAAGGTGACAGCGATGCGTGAGTCAGGCTTCCGTGCCCCACCTCTTCCATGCCGATAACAGCATTTCACAAATGCCATTTCTGGTGGTCTGCGACCGCTACGATGGCGCCATCGGCCAGAGGTCGTCGCAGGTATTCTTCCGAAGGCCAGCCAAGACTGAGCCAAGCAATGAGCTTGCCGCCCTGTATCTGCTCCAGATAAATGCCACACTTCTTGTTAGTTAGACCTATCTCAACGACAACATCGGCCAGTTGGGCTTTTTCAAGTAGATCACCCGGCGTGGTGCCCTGCGGCAGATGATAGGTGCCCGGACGCAAGAACCCTGCCTGGACCGTCACGGTCACAGGCAAAGACGAAGCTCCGTAAACGCGCGGTTTTTTCGAGTGATAGGCGGCTAGCTGATGGTCAATCAGCGCCGCACACCCCGCCATCATGAAGACGATGGGCAAGGTCACGCAGAGCTGGAGGAAGGCTGGCATTTGGCACCTCATGGCGCTGGGTTAGTCACGCTGCGAAAACCATACAATGGCTGGCATCAGGAGAGAAAATCCAAATCCTAAGAGGCGAGAAGCCACTCCGTAGAACACAGCCTTAGCCCCGCCGGTTTTGCGCCATTCCTGGTGCTTCTTCCGACGAAACTGAGGTGATATGACATAGCACCATCCCTCAAACGTCAATACAATCAATTCGAGGAGTCCGCGATTGTGACCGCTGCTGCCATATCGAAAAGTCATGGTCTGGATAGCAAAAAGCCAGTAAATCGAAATTTACTGGCTTTAAAGGAAAAAAAACAGGGAGCCCGCAGTCACTGCAAGCTCCCAGATTTTACACGTGGATCGGATGCCCCTTGGCCACTTCGGTGGCTTCTTTGACCATCTCGCTCAGCGTGGGGTGAGCGTGGATGGTGGCTTCGATCTCGTCCCAGGTGGCTTCCAGATTCATGGCCAGACCGATCTCGGCGATCATCTCGGTGCTTTCGCTACCGATGATGTGGGCGCCGATGATCTCACCATGAGGCTCACCGTAAAGGATTTTGACGAAACCTTCCGGCTCGGCGGCGGCGAGGGCCTTGCCACTGGCGACGTAGGGGAACTTGCCGACCTTGAACTTGAGGCCTTTTTCCTTCGCGGCACGCTCGGTCAGACCGATGCTGGCGACCTGAGGATGACAGTAGGTGCAACCTGGGAACACGCCGACTTTCTTCGGCTTGTGCTTGGTGAACATTCCTTCGACACACTGGACGGCCTCATAGCTGGCGACGTGGGCGAGCCAAGGTGGCCCGATGATGTCACCGGCACCGTAGATGCCTTTGACGCTGGTCTGGTAAGTGTCGTCGGTCTGTAGCCAGCCGCGCTCGGTCAGTTTCAGCTCGATGCCGCCGGGCAGCACGGGCTTCACGCCGATGGCGACGAGGGCGATGTCTGCCTCGAGCGTCTCATTGGCAGCGCCTTCCACGGTGATCTTGACACCGTTACCGTCCTCGGAGGTGCCCGTGACCTTCGTATTGGTCAGGATACGGATGCCCGCCTTGGTCAGGCTCTTTTCCAGGGTCTTGCTGACCTCGGTGTCTTCCACCGGCAGGATGTCGGGCAGCATTTCCACCACGGTCACTTTGGTGCCGTAGGCATTGAAGAAGTAAGCGAACTCGATGCCGATGGCACCCGCGCCGATGACGATCACGCTCTTCGGCTGTTTCTCCAGCGTCAGGGCCTCACGGCTCCCGATGACGGTGTTGCCGTTGAAGGGGAAGCCGGGCATGTCGCGGCTCTTGGCACCCGTAGCGATCAGGATGTTCGCGGTGTCGTAGGTGGTCTTGGCACCATCGGCAGCGGTCACTTCCACTTTACCGGCAGCAGGGATGCTGGCAGTTCCTTTGAGGTAGTCCACCTTGTTCTTTTTGAAGAGGAACTCGATGCCCTTGTTGAGCTTATCGGAGACGCCACGGCTGCGGCCGATCACCTTGGACCAGTCGTAGCTCAGACCTTCCACCTTGAGACCGAACTCATCGGCACGATGGGAGATGGTGTGATACAGCTCGGCGTTCTTCAGCAGGGCTTTGGTGGGGATACAGCCCCAGTTCAAGCAGGTGCCGCCTGCACGGTCATTTTCCACACATGCCACTTTTTTACCGAGTTGTGCTGCGCGAATGGCTCCGACGTAGCCCGCAGGCCCGCCGCCGATGACGATGAGGTCGTAGTTCATGTGTGTGAGATTGGGGGAGAAAGGATACGCGCAGAGAAGCGCAGGGGGGGAGGGAGTTCAACAAGAGACTGAATCCCATCCTCGGCCCAGCGCAGATTCTCAGGCATCCCGGCTCTTTTCCCAATCTCACCGCCGAGAGGTCGGCATGGACTCAAAAAGAGCCGCTACATCAGGTGCAGCCGCGCAGGAGGAACAGAACCAGAAGCACGGGGATAGGGATGCCGATCAGCCAGAGAAAAATCCAGCCCAGCTTGCCCGACTCACGCGGGCGTTTCATGTGGGTTTTCATAAAGGTTGTTGGTTAGTGGATGAGGAGAAGCCCTCCTCACCAAGGTATCGCAAGCCGCTCCGCGACTAGCCCTATCCAACACATTTGACTCGGTTCACACCCACACGCCCCCTTCCCTACACGCCCCCTTCCCTACACGCCCACCACCTTCAGCGCCCAGGCAATGAGTAACGGTGCAGTGACCAAGCTCACCACCGTGGTGGCGATGACGCACTGCACGGCGGTCGGAGCATGCCCTCCATAATGCCGGGCGATCATGATGGTGAAAACCGCACTCGGCATGGCTCCCTGGACGATGAGGATGCGCTTCAGTTCCACCTCCAGAGGCAAGTAAAACGCCGCTGCCAAAAAACCGAGAGGAAGGATGAATTGACGTAAAATGGGTGCCAGAATCGCCACGGACCAGCGCATGCGCTCCTGCCCCCAGATATCGGCAATGGAAGCCCCAATGATCATCACCGCGAGCGGCACCGCACAGGCCCCCATCATGCCCAGGGTATTGTGGATCACTTGGGGGATATAGACGTGCAGACCCGTGAAATTCAGCAGCAGCGAGGTCAAAATCGTGATCACCGGCGGATTGATCGCCAGTTTCCACGGGGCATTGCCCAAACCGGTCAGCAAACCCACCCCAGCTGTCCAGCAGGCCATTTCCACCCCAAGGGTAAAGGTAAACATCACCCCCAATGTGCCATTTTCAGGGAAAAGCGCGGTCACGATGGGGATCGCCACAAAGCCATAGTTCTGCATGCCGCAGGTGACCGCAAACGTGCGGCGTCCTTCATGCTTTTGCAGGCCGATGAGCGGCGCGGCAAAATATGAGATGGCAATCCCCAAAGCCACGAGCGCATAACCCAGACCTGCTGCAATGAGCACCGGCCCAGGTTTCATCACCGCTTCATTGCCCACCACCCGCTCCAGGATGAGGCAGGGGGTCAAAACCTTGACGGCCAAGCGCATCATCCCAGCATCAGCCTCCGCCGGTAGGATGCCTAACTTCCGCACCGCCGCTCCCGTCGCCATCGTGAGATAGACGGGCAGGACGACCGTGAGGATGCTGGCAAAGTCGAGCTGGAGCATGGAATTACTCCGCAGTGGCGATCTCCAAACGTGGGAATAGCGGCACCGGCGCACCCAGTTGATGACCGTCCTTCAGCATGCCCCACTTCAGATCACTCAGTTGGAAAGCTTCGGGCATCTCCCAGCCGATTTGGGCACGGGCGGTGGCCATGGCGGTCGGCATGATCGGATTCAGCAGCACGCTGATGTGCACCCAGGACTCGGCCAGATGATAGAGCACGCTGTCCAGGCGGGCCGCCTGCTCAGGGTCTTTCGCCAGAGAGAAAGGCTTCGTGCTATCCACATAGGCATTGGCGGCCGTAACGATCTTCCACGCGGCAGCGATGCCATCGTGGATGCCCCAGCCTTCCATGCTTTCCAGGTAGGCAGGCAGAGCCTCCGCCACCGTCTGTCGCAGAGCTGCATTCTCCGCATCGTCGTAGCTACCAGGGGTCAGCACGCCACTGCGATATTTCTGCGCCATGTTGATGCTGCGGTTGAGCAGGTTGCCCAGGCCACCGGCGAGCTCTTTGTTATACGACATGATGATGCGCTCATCACTGAAGTCGCTGTCGTAGCCCGTGGCGATATCGCGCATCAGGTAATAGCGCAGCCCATCGGGCGTGAAGGTGCCGGCGAGCACATTGGGATCAATGACATTGCCCAAGCTCTTGCTCATCTTCGCTCCTTTAACGTTCCACCAGCCGTGGACGATCAGGCGAGGGATCTGGTCATCGCTGAATCCAAGCGCATGCAGCATGATCGGCCAGTAAACGGCATGAGCAGGCACCAGGATGTCCTTGCCAATGACGTGAGCCTCAGATGGCCAGAGCTTGCTGAAATCAGGCAGGTCCGTGTTGCCGCATTCATCGGCAAGATAACCGGCGAAGCTGATGTAGTTGGTTAGGGCGTCGAACCAGACATAGTTCACAAATCGTTCATCGAAGGGCAACGGAATGCCCCAGCTCAGGCGCTCAATCGGACGGCTGATGCACAGGTCTTGTGGAGTGCCTTCCAGCGCATTCAGCACCGCGCTTGCACGGTGAGTCGGGAAGATGAAATCGGGGTGGGTCTTGATGTAATTCTTCAGCCACTCCACGTGATCACTCAGGCGAAAATACCAATTCTCCTCCTGGAGTTCGACCACCTCACCCCACTCCTCACCGAAACTGCCATCAGCACCGCGTTCCTTGTCGGTGAGGAACTGTTCCTGACGCACGCTGTAGAAGCCCGTGTAAGCTTGTTTGTAGAGCTGCCCGCAATCGTGCAGCTTTTGCAGCATCGCCTGCACCACTTTCTTGTGCGTGGGATCTGTCGTGGCAGCCCAGCCGTCATAACGAACATTGAGTTTATCCCAAAGCGCTAGGAAATGCTCGGTGACACCATCCACGAAAGCCTGAGGCGTAAGCCCAGCTTTATCGGCGCTCTTCTGCACCTTCTGCCCATGCTGGTCCACACCCGTCAGGAAATACACCTCTCGGCCGTTCAGCCGCTGAAAGCGAGCCATCACGTCCGCCAACACTTTTTCATAGGCGTGGCCGATGTGCGGCGGCGCATTCGTGTAGTCGATGGCGGTGGTGATGTAGTAGGGCTTCACAATGGGAAAAAGGAGGATGACAGTGTTACGCCTGCTGTGGCTTCAGGGCAAGCGGTTGCACAAAGATGAGCGGTCAAGAACAGCCAGTTCCCCCAGGGAAAACGTAAACCTTCTTGCACTCCGCCGTGTTGCCCCTACCATCGCTGCCCCCCTTTTACTTCTGCAATGGAACAACCTCTTCCTGGACAACGCTGGGTCAGCGATAGCGAGCCTGAACTTGGGCTCGGTGTGGTCATGAAAGCTGAATTCGCCCGCGTGGAAATCTTTTTCCCAGCCGCCGGTGAACACCGCCAGTTCGCCATGAAAACTGCCCCCCTACGACGTGTGCGTTTTCAAGCCGGTGATACCGTCAAGACCCACGATGGCAAATCCCTGGAAGTGGAGACGGTGGAAGAGCGCAAAGGCATGCTTTTTTACCTGGGCGCGAGCCGTGAAGTCAGTGAGGCCGAGCTCTCCGATACCATCAGCTTCAGCAAACCTGAGGACCGCCTCATGGCTGGGCAGATTGATGATCTGCGCACCTTTGACCTACGGGTCGAGGCGATGAAACGCCGCGCCGATATGCGTCAATCCACCGTGCGTGGTTTCTGCGGAGGCCGTGTGGATCTGCTACCGCACCAGATGTACATCGCCAACGAAGTGGCGGGCCGCATGGTGCCGCGCGTGTTGCTGGCGGATGAAGTGGGTCTGGGAAAAACCATCGAGGCCAGCTTGATCCTGCATCGCCTGCATCTCACAGGGCGTGCGGAGCGTGTGCTCATCCTCGTGCCAGAGCCGCTGGTGAATCAGTGGTTCGTCGAGCTCTATCGCCGCTTCCATCTCACCTTCTCGATCTATGACGAGAACCGCTGCGATGTCCTCGAAACCGAGGAAGAAGGCATCAACCCCTTCCTGGAAAGTCAGCTCATCCTTTGCAGCACCAGTTTCCTGGCTGGTTCTCCAAACCGTGCGGAGCAAGCCGAAGCCGCAGGCTGGGATCTGCTCATTGTGGATGAAGCTCACCACCTGGAATGGAGCCCCGAAGCGCCGAGCGACTCCTACGCTCTGGTGGATCGGCTCGCGTCTAAGATTCCTGGTTTGCTCCTGCTGACCGCCACACCTCAGCAGCTTGGGCCAGAAGGTCACTTCGCTCGTTTGCGTTTGCTGGACTCCAATCGCTATGCGGATCTGAGCCAGTTCCTCGCCGAGTCCGAGCACTACGAAGAGGTCGCCAAGGCCATGGATCGTCTTGCTTCGGGCAAGAACCTCACGGCCGCGGATGAAAAGCTCTTCATCAAAAAATCTCCGCACCTGAAGGAACAGCTCGCCGCTATGAAATCGGGTGAGGATGGGGCGCGCGAAAAACTGATCTCCTCGCTTCTCGATGAATTCGGCACCGGCCGTGTGATGTTCCGCAACACCCGTGCTGCGCTGAGTGGCTTCCCTGAACGTCAGGCCAACCTCGTGCCCATCAAAGCCAAAGAGGAGCCTCTGGAAGCCAAGGTCAAATGGCTGGCCGGATTGCTCAAGGAGTTAGGCGAAGAAAAAGTCCTGCTCATCTGCCGCACCCGTAAGCTGGCCGAACAGATCAATGAGAAACTGCTTCATGAGGTCAACGTTCACTCCGCCCTCTTCCACGAAGGGCTGACATTGATGCAGCGGGATCGCCAAGCCGCCTTCTTTGCCGAAGAAGATGGTGCTCGCATCCTCCTGTGCTCCGAAATCGGTAGCGAAGGACGTAACTTCCAGTTCGCGCATCACCTTGTGTTGTTTGATCTGCCGGAAGATCCCGAGTTACTAGAGCAGCGCATCGGTCGTCTGGACCGTATCGGTCAGACTTCCACGATTCACATCCATGTGCCTTACATCCAAGCCGGCGCTGAAGAAGTGCTGGCACGCTGGTATCACGAAGGTTTGAATGCCTTTGAGAAAAACCTGCATGGAGCCACCGAGATCGTCGAATCTCTCCGTGATGAATTGGCCCCGCTCATGAAGGACATGAAGGCCACCAACCTGAAGGCTTTCATCAAGAAGTCTCAGGAGCAACGCAAACTGGTGACCAAGAAGTTGGAGCGCGGGCATGACCGCCTTTTGGAACTGAACTCCTGCAAGCCTGAACAAGCCGAAGAAGTCATCCAAGCCGTGCGCGCCCAGGATGCGGACATCGACTTCGAAGAGTTCTTCATCCGCCTCGTCGATCACTTCGGCCTGCATGTGGAGGAGCATGGCAATCGCAGCTATGTGCTGATGCCCGCCCACCTCACCACCGATAAGTTCCCTGCCCTGCCTGATGAAGGCCTACTGGCTAGCTTCGACCGCACACGTGCACTCTCTCGCGAGAACATGGCTTTCCTCACCCAGGATCACCCCATCGTGCGCGGGGCACTGGATCTTTTGTTAGGCAGTGAAAACGGCAACAGCAGCTTCGGCCTTTGGCGCAATACTGGCAGCGAAGGTCTGATGTTGGAGACCCACTTCGTGGTCGAATGCATCGCCCCCGCCTCCCTGCATGTGGATCGCTTCCTGTCCTCCACACCGATCCGCATCGTTGTGGATCATAGCAGCAAGGATAGGCGAGATGACGCCGCCTTCATACAGGCCAAGATCGAAAAAGGCAGCCCCACACGCCTGCTCGAAAACGCCGGTATCAAGCGCAAGATCTTCCCCGCCATGATGAGCAAATCCAAAAAGCTCGCTGAAGCGGAAATGGACAAGCTGATCGCCGAAGCCACGGAAAAGATGAAGGCTCAACTCCAGGCCGAGAAAAATCGCCTGGAAGACCTGCGCCAAATCAACGACCACGTGCGCCCCGAGGAAATCACCGCCCTCGAAACCCAGATGACCGCCCTCGAAGAAGCCATCGGCTCCGCACGGGCACGCTTGGATGCCTTGAGACTGGTGCTACAGAGCACGTGATGAACGAAGCTGGGGAGCGAGTTTCTGACTGATCCCCTTCGAGTTCAAAACAAAGATATTGTATTCCTTCGCCAAGTTCAGCTACGGCTGGGTCAGTGAGTGCTATTCAATCAGTCCCCGAAGAACTCGCTAAATTCGAGAATCTACAAATTCAGCTCTCTGATATCAAGAGAGCTACCTCCATTCATACGGAGCTTATAGCACTGGCCGAATCGTTGGTTCGACGCTTCCCTCATGAGGCCGATGCTCATCATCTACTGGGTATCGCTTGGTATGAATACCCCTGTGCGTCTTCGTATCGGTCCTGGCGTTGCAAGAGTTCCTTAATGAAGGCCGTCCAGATCGAACCGGACCATCAATACGCTCTGCAATACCTTGCTTATCTAGCCTTCGATCAAGAGCGCTATGACGAAGCCCTGAAATTTCAACAGCAACTCAAACACGACTACTTCATCGAACGGGATCAAGAGTGGCGAGCATTGAAAAATGCCGAAACCTCTTTAGTTTGTAAGGTCCGAATCTGCTCAGATGAGCTTCCAGAGCAAGAATTCTCGGCTTTCTGCACATGGTATCTCGACGCTGAAAAACGAGAAAACTCCATCGACCCAAACGGTAGCTATGTGTGGCCTCAGGAACTCCGAGAACTAGCTGAGTGGTTGTTTGAAAACGGCACAGTCATCTCCGATGCGAAGCTTCAGAAGATTCTAAAATTTCTTCACCAAATCTCTTATCATAACACACTCCGCAACATGGAGCTCCGATCTTATACAGAGGCACTGCCTGATCTACATGGCTGAGGACTTTTAGCTCAGAACTTCATCACCCCACCACCGCCAACTGCTTCTCCACGGCCTCGGCCACTTGTTCAGGCGTCACTTTCGTCATGCACTCGTAGTGACCCAAAGGGCACTCGCGCTTGAAGCAGGGGCTGCAGGGAACGTGGTGACGGATGACGATGTGCTGTGAACCCAAAGGTCCAGTGAGCACAGGCTCCGTGGAGCCAAAGATGCTGACGGTTGGCACCCCCAAGGCAGCGGCGAGGTGCATAGTTCCTGTGTCATTGGTAACCAGCAGGTGGCAGGAACGCAGTTCCTGGATCAGCTCTGAAAGCTTGGTTTTACCCACCAAATTGGTGTGCGGTACGGAGCCCCCCACGAGCAGGGACAGTTCTTCACCCATTTTGGCCTCCCCTGGAGCGCCGTAAAAGGTCCACGCCGCATCGGCATGAAGGCTACTCACCTGCTGCATCACGGCCGCAAAGCGATCCATGGGCCAGCGTTTAGCCTGCCCGTATTCAGCACCGGCGCAGATGCCGATCTTCAATCCAGGCCCTGCCACCGGGCGTGCGGCCTGAGGCTCGCGTGATTCCAGCTTGGCCAGCTCCGGTTCCACATTCGCCCCGCAGCTCTTCGCAATGTGCAGGTAGCGCAGTGCATGGTGCATGGGAGGACCGGGTGCCTTTTTCGGCTCTTTGATGATCTGCGTGAGGAACCGAGAGCGAAGGGAGCCTTTGAACCCAACGAGACGTGGGATGCCTGCGAGCCAGAACTCCAGGGTGCTGCGGGTGGAATTGGTCAGCAGGATGGCAGCATCGAAGCGAATGCCCGTGGCTTTGATCCGGCGAGCCACGCTGAAGAGGCCCTCTTTGTTTTCCTTGCCGATGTAACGATCCACCTCGGGCTGGGACTCCCACAGCTCGCGCAGTTTTTCAGGGCCAAACACGGTCAGCTTGCAATCTGGGCGACCCGCTTTCATGGCACGCACAGCCGGGAAGGCCATGCAGGCATCACCTAACCAATTAGGCGACCGCACCAGCAGCTCAAAGGGCTGAAGTTTGGACTTATCGTAATCCGCCGGGAAGGCAATGCCGCGCTTATAATCATGCAGGAGGAAGCGCGGCTTTGGCAGCTTCCAGCGGTTATGCACCCAGAACCAGTTCTCGGGTTGGCGGCGCACCATCTGCTCCACGCTACGGTTCATCCAAACGGTGAGTCCATCCACAGTCTGTTTAACCTCGTGGGTGTCCACAGGCGCACTGCACACCATGCGCCAGCGGCCTGGACCATCATCATAAATGGCCATCGGCATCAGCACGCCATGGCTGCGCTGAGCCATCATGGCGGCGATAGGAGTGGTCGAGGCCAGACGATCAAAAAAGGGAGCCCATAGACCTTGATCCCCCGCATGCTGATCCACCAGCACACCGAGGCACCCCCCCTCCTTCATGTGTTTCATCGCCCCGGTGAAGCCATCCTGCCGATTGAAAAGCGTGTAACCCAGCTTACGCCGCCGCCGGATGAGCAAGTCATTGAGGAAGGGATTGCGTAACGGCTGATAAACCGTAGCCGGTTTGCGATCAAAAACGAAGAGGGTCGGCACCTGAGTAAGGATCTCCCAGCAGCTCAGATGGCAGACGAGGTAGAGGATGGGTTTCTTCTCCGCCATCGCCTTGCGGGTGTGCTCCATGCCTTCCACCTTCACCCGGGCCTCCACCTGGGCCTGCGTCATCATGGGCAGGCGGAAGCCGCACAGCACATTGGAAAACAGCGATTGGAAATGCTTTTTGGCCGTGTGGTGAATCCAGTGTTCATCCCTCTCACGACCGAAAGCGATGCGTAGGTTATGCTTCGCCAAACGACGGTATTTCCCGGCCACGTAAAAACCAATCGTGCCGACCACACGACCCACATACCAGACCAACTCCAGAGGCATCAGCCAGAGTGTGCCTTCGATGCAGCGAAAGAAGGCATACACCAGCCACTGGCTGATGCGTTCGAGTGTCTTGTTGCGATGTTTCTTTTTGGAGGCCTTGCCCATGCGCGCGTCCTCTTATGGCTCAGCGAGTTGCATTGCGCAACCATCGGAGGCGACACAGGGCGTGCGCGACAGTAATTTATGCCTCACGCCCAGTTCATCCACTCCTTGAGCACCTTGAGATCCCGCTGGTGAGCCTCACGGAATTCCTTGAGCACCGCAGGCGAGGTGGCATCCCCCTTCAGATACTCCAGGTGCAGGGAGATAGGACCGGCGAAATTGTTTTTCACCAGCATCTTAGCGAAGTCCGGGCTGACCTGCCCCTGACCGAGTGGGCAGTTTTCGCCTTTGCGGCCTTTCCACTGGAAGTCTTTGAAATAGACACCGCCCCAGTGGTCCTCGGTGAGTTTGGCGTTTGTCTGCCAAGAATAGCCGCCCTCAAGAGTCGCGTGGAAGATATCGAAGAGGAAGCCGAACTGCTTCGGATCATACTCCCGCATGATGGAATACATGTCCCAGATCGGTGCGGCCACATAGTCCTTGCCTGAGTGGTTCTGGAACAGGGGTTGGATGCCGATTTCAGAACTGAGCTGGACGAGATCTTTGATTTTCGGACGGAGATCCTGCAACTGCGGCCAGATGGGCTTGGTCAGGTCGTATTTGAAGTAGTTCATCCGGTAGCGCTTCACACCGAGAGCGGCTGCGGTGCGCAGGACTTTTTCCGTGTGTTGCTCGGCACTGACTTCATTGATACCGGAGGTCATGACGGTGAGCTCCAGCCCCTGTTTCTTCAGCGCTTCCACGTACTTAGGCAACTCCACCTCCACCGCTTCAGGCTCGATGTGACCCTTGGGTCGAATTGGCGACTCGACGCCGTCCACTCCCATCTCGACCGCGAGACTGGCGATATCTTCATACCCCAGTCCTTGCAGATGCTTGGTGAAGAAACACAGCTTATTGGTCCGCTGGCGCGAAGTGGCTGCGAAAGCTGGGCTGCCAGCAAAGGCGATGGAGCTACCCACAAGAGCAGCGTTTTTCAGGAAGGAACGGCGGTCAGGCATGGTGATGGGAGAAGAAACCGCGCAAGCGGAGGAATCTTGCAGGCTTTCCCTGCATACATTGACTCAAGAACGAGTTCACTCCTAGCTTCAGCCCCATATCCTAAAGTCTATTCACCCAAGCAGGCAAACATCGCAGGCTTCAACGTAATCCTGGCCAGCATCATGAGGCTTTTACCCCTGCATGATATCCATCGAACAGGAAACGGGCCCTCCCAGTCAATGTAACCTTTATTGATACTTCGCCAGCAGTTCACCAGCTTTGGCCGGATCGACTTTCTCAAAGAAGTCGTCCTCCACCATGCACACAGGGCCGAAGCCACAGCTGGCCAAACACTCTGCGAATTCGATGCTGTATTTCCCATCTTCACTCACCGCGATGGGGTGGTGGTGATCGGTATGGCTGCGATCAATTTTAGCCTCTTTGCAGAGGGAATCCATTAGCTCATAACTACCCGCCATAGCACAGGAAAGCGTGCGGCAGACACGGATATGATATTTACCTGGGGCACTCTGGCGGAAGC is a genomic window of Prosthecobacter debontii containing:
- the waaF gene encoding lipopolysaccharide heptosyltransferase II; the protein is MGKASKKKHRNKTLERISQWLVYAFFRCIEGTLWLMPLELVWYVGRVVGTIGFYVAGKYRRLAKHNLRIAFGRERDEHWIHHTAKKHFQSLFSNVLCGFRLPMMTQAQVEARVKVEGMEHTRKAMAEKKPILYLVCHLSCWEILTQVPTLFVFDRKPATVYQPLRNPFLNDLLIRRRRKLGYTLFNRQDGFTGAMKHMKEGGCLGVLVDQHAGDQGLWAPFFDRLASTTPIAAMMAQRSHGVLMPMAIYDDGPGRWRMVCSAPVDTHEVKQTVDGLTVWMNRSVEQMVRRQPENWFWVHNRWKLPKPRFLLHDYKRGIAFPADYDKSKLQPFELLVRSPNWLGDACMAFPAVRAMKAGRPDCKLTVFGPEKLRELWESQPEVDRYIGKENKEGLFSVARRIKATGIRFDAAILLTNSTRSTLEFWLAGIPRLVGFKGSLRSRFLTQIIKEPKKAPGPPMHHALRYLHIAKSCGANVEPELAKLESREPQAARPVAGPGLKIGICAGAEYGQAKRWPMDRFAAVMQQVSSLHADAAWTFYGAPGEAKMGEELSLLVGGSVPHTNLVGKTKLSELIQELRSCHLLVTNDTGTMHLAAALGVPTVSIFGSTEPVLTGPLGSQHIVIRHHVPCSPCFKRECPLGHYECMTKVTPEQVAEAVEKQLAVVG
- a CDS encoding sugar phosphate isomerase/epimerase family protein, giving the protein MPDRRSFLKNAALVGSSIAFAGSPAFAATSRQRTNKLCFFTKHLQGLGYEDIASLAVEMGVDGVESPIRPKGHIEPEAVEVELPKYVEALKKQGLELTVMTSGINEVSAEQHTEKVLRTAAALGVKRYRMNYFKYDLTKPIWPQLQDLRPKIKDLVQLSSEIGIQPLFQNHSGKDYVAAPIWDMYSIMREYDPKQFGFLFDIFHATLEGGYSWQTNAKLTEDHWGGVYFKDFQWKGRKGENCPLGQGQVSPDFAKMLVKNNFAGPISLHLEYLKGDATSPAVLKEFREAHQRDLKVLKEWMNWA
- a CDS encoding NADH-quinone oxidoreductase subunit NuoE family protein codes for the protein MAFAVPAELESKMDEVITHYPVSKRSAVLPLLHLMQEHYRYISEDIVNWVAAKLGLEPIQVLEVVTFYPGFRQSAPGKYHIRVCRTLSCAMAGSYELMDSLCKEAKIDRSHTDHHHPIAVSEDGKYSIEFAECLASCGFGPVCMVEDDFFEKVDPAKAGELLAKYQ